In Eupeodes corollae chromosome 3, idEupCoro1.1, whole genome shotgun sequence, a single genomic region encodes these proteins:
- the LOC129950114 gene encoding uncharacterized protein LOC129950114 isoform X2, with product MVCCVVGCPNKLNIQRKCFTFPRTSYKSRELYELAKRRLSAWIKALRITSATIEILYLQRVCFRHFIKGRPASLTDESNPDWIPSRFLGVGANRVCEIALKRKCNLSKKHAQIIHSNLHVPESIQISETLEESLEIGENERFGGDGIDYDEPNMEFVPVASTSKVRPFLNTCQNDSTSQSGVEKKIPKPIRRITKNRELGVKKSIADSNKVYIPANSCSLEQTIKQNQIYLQTLKRELKNKEEIIEMYEKKRKDFETRHNASTYSYETSIKELELKVKELKTKLRIHDVSFEALQNDNEKVLNLTGLPNFELLNKLYEVIEGDLNENSKTRLKKFDSFVISLMKLRMDLPISYLSYVFGMSPLTISRFYRDSLAIMNLKLGPLVKWPDDEALLASTPSCFKEIMGNKCIVLIHFLEVLIKNLKPPVKGLQSVNHTISVTNESIIEKSGFFDKITEQHIVLSVKDMFEESQKDNEQIQSIKHMAKKTEDKVLDMLKDNFKILFNRQPVNGHGEIYSEFTVRCCCALANLLVPELLDSDGKEIEETVVVISDEQEDTIL from the exons atggtttgttgtgttgttggttgtccaaacaaattaaacatacAGAGAAAATGTTTTACATTTCCAAGGACAAGTTATAAATCAAGAGAGCTATATGAATTAGCTAAGCGAAGACTAAGTGCTTGGATAAAGGCACTTCGGATAACTTCAGCAACTATTGAAATTCTTTATCTTCAAAGAGTCTGTTTCAGACACTTCATCAAAG GACGTCCAGCTTCATTAACAGACGAGAGCAATCCCGACTGGATTCCAAGCAGATTTTTGGGTGTTGGCGCTAATAGAGTTTGTGAAATtgctttgaaaagaaaatgtaaCTTATCAAAAAAGCACGCTCAAATTATACATTCCAATTTACACGTCCCCGAATCAATACAAATAAGTGAAACCCTAGAAGAATCACTGGAAATTGGTGAAAATGAAAGATTTGGCGGAGACGGAATTGACTATGATGAGCCGAATATGGAATTCGTTCCTGTTGCAAGTACGTCAAAAGTCCGTCCTTTTCTGAACACTTGCCAAAATGATTCTACTTCCCAATCGGGTGTTGAAAAAAAGATTCCGAAACCAATAAGAAGGATCACCAAGAACAGGGAGTTAGGTGTTAAAAAAAGCATTGCAGACAGCAATAAAGTGTATATTCCTGCGAACTCATGCTCCCTAGAGCAAaccataaaacaaaatcaaatctaTCTTCAAACACTCAAAAGAgaactaaaaaacaaagaagaaataatagaaatgtatGAAAAGAAACGAAAAGATTTTGAAACAAGGCACAACGCG AGTACGTATTCTTACGAGACATCAATCAAAGAATTAGAACTCAAAGTAAAAGAACTCAAAACCAAGCTTCGTATTCATGATGTTTCATTTGAAGCTCTGCAGAATGACAATGAAAAAGTTCTAAATCTTACCGGTTTGCCAAATTTTGAATTGCTTAACAAATTGTATGAAGTGATTGAAGGAGATTTAAACGAAAACTCCAAAACAAGATTAAAGAAATTCGACTCGTTTGTTATAAGCCTCATGAAGCTGCGGATGGATTTGCCAATATCATATTTATCGTATGTCTTTGGCATGTCACCCTTAACAATATCAAGATTCTACCGTGATAGTCTAGCGATAATGAACTTAAAATTAGGACCACTTGTAAAATGGCCAGATGATGAGGCGTTATTGGCGAGCACGCCGAGTTGTTTTAAGGAAATTATGGGAAATAAGTGTAttgttttgatacattttttggaaGTCCTAATTAAAAATCTAA AACCCCCAGTAAAAGGACTTCAAAGTGTAAATCATACAATCAG TGTCACAAACGAGAGCATAATTGAAAAATCtggattttttgataaaatcacCGAACAACATATTGTTCTATCAGTTAAGGATATGTTTGAAGAAAGCCAAAAAGACAATGAACAAATACAAAGTATTAAACATATGGCTAAGAAAACCGAGGACAAAGTTCTTGATAtgttaaaagataattttaaaattctattcaaTCGACAGCCAGTCAATGGACACGGAGAAATTTACTCAGAATTTACAGTGAGATGTTGTTGTGCATTGGCAAATTTATTAGTGCCTGAATTGTTGGATAGTGATGGGAAAGAAATTGAAGAGACTGTTGTTGTTATTTCAGATGAACAAGAAGACACGATATTATAG
- the LOC129950114 gene encoding uncharacterized protein LOC129950114 isoform X1 encodes MVCCVVGCPNKLNIQRKCFTFPRTSYKSRELYELAKRRLSAWIKALRITSATIEILYLQRVCFRHFIKGRPASLTDESNPDWIPSRFLGVGANRVCEIALKRKCNLSKKHAQIIHSNLHVPESIQISETLEESLEIGENERFGGDGIDYDEPNMEFVPVASTSKVRPFLNTCQNDSTSQSGVEKKIPKPIRRITKNRELGVKKSIADSNKVYIPANSCSLEQTIKQNQIYLQTLKRELKNKEEIIEMYEKKRKDFETRHNASTYSYETSIKELELKVKELKTKLRIHDVSFEALQNDNEKVLNLTGLPNFELLNKLYEVIEGDLNENSKTRLKKFDSFVISLMKLRMDLPISYLSYVFGMSPLTISRFYRDSLAIMNLKLGPLVKWPDDEALLASTPSCFKEIMGNKCIVLIHFLEVLIKNLKPPVKGLQSVNHTIRYLIAFTPVGEIIYVSKGFLSSVTNESIIEKSGFFDKITEQHIVLSVKDMFEESQKDNEQIQSIKHMAKKTEDKVLDMLKDNFKILFNRQPVNGHGEIYSEFTVRCCCALANLLVPELLDSDGKEIEETVVVISDEQEDTIL; translated from the exons atggtttgttgtgttgttggttgtccaaacaaattaaacatacAGAGAAAATGTTTTACATTTCCAAGGACAAGTTATAAATCAAGAGAGCTATATGAATTAGCTAAGCGAAGACTAAGTGCTTGGATAAAGGCACTTCGGATAACTTCAGCAACTATTGAAATTCTTTATCTTCAAAGAGTCTGTTTCAGACACTTCATCAAAG GACGTCCAGCTTCATTAACAGACGAGAGCAATCCCGACTGGATTCCAAGCAGATTTTTGGGTGTTGGCGCTAATAGAGTTTGTGAAATtgctttgaaaagaaaatgtaaCTTATCAAAAAAGCACGCTCAAATTATACATTCCAATTTACACGTCCCCGAATCAATACAAATAAGTGAAACCCTAGAAGAATCACTGGAAATTGGTGAAAATGAAAGATTTGGCGGAGACGGAATTGACTATGATGAGCCGAATATGGAATTCGTTCCTGTTGCAAGTACGTCAAAAGTCCGTCCTTTTCTGAACACTTGCCAAAATGATTCTACTTCCCAATCGGGTGTTGAAAAAAAGATTCCGAAACCAATAAGAAGGATCACCAAGAACAGGGAGTTAGGTGTTAAAAAAAGCATTGCAGACAGCAATAAAGTGTATATTCCTGCGAACTCATGCTCCCTAGAGCAAaccataaaacaaaatcaaatctaTCTTCAAACACTCAAAAGAgaactaaaaaacaaagaagaaataatagaaatgtatGAAAAGAAACGAAAAGATTTTGAAACAAGGCACAACGCG AGTACGTATTCTTACGAGACATCAATCAAAGAATTAGAACTCAAAGTAAAAGAACTCAAAACCAAGCTTCGTATTCATGATGTTTCATTTGAAGCTCTGCAGAATGACAATGAAAAAGTTCTAAATCTTACCGGTTTGCCAAATTTTGAATTGCTTAACAAATTGTATGAAGTGATTGAAGGAGATTTAAACGAAAACTCCAAAACAAGATTAAAGAAATTCGACTCGTTTGTTATAAGCCTCATGAAGCTGCGGATGGATTTGCCAATATCATATTTATCGTATGTCTTTGGCATGTCACCCTTAACAATATCAAGATTCTACCGTGATAGTCTAGCGATAATGAACTTAAAATTAGGACCACTTGTAAAATGGCCAGATGATGAGGCGTTATTGGCGAGCACGCCGAGTTGTTTTAAGGAAATTATGGGAAATAAGTGTAttgttttgatacattttttggaaGTCCTAATTAAAAATCTAA AACCCCCAGTAAAAGGACTTCAAAGTGTAAATCATACAATCAGGTATTTGATCGCATTTACTCCAGTTGGTGAAATAATTTATGTATCTAAAGGCTTCTTGAGTAGTGTCACAAACGAGAGCATAATTGAAAAATCtggattttttgataaaatcacCGAACAACATATTGTTCTATCAGTTAAGGATATGTTTGAAGAAAGCCAAAAAGACAATGAACAAATACAAAGTATTAAACATATGGCTAAGAAAACCGAGGACAAAGTTCTTGATAtgttaaaagataattttaaaattctattcaaTCGACAGCCAGTCAATGGACACGGAGAAATTTACTCAGAATTTACAGTGAGATGTTGTTGTGCATTGGCAAATTTATTAGTGCCTGAATTGTTGGATAGTGATGGGAAAGAAATTGAAGAGACTGTTGTTGTTATTTCAGATGAACAAGAAGACACGATATTATAG